ACtgacaaaaacaaatgattaacTAAAGGCCTGCAGTACCATAAACGGAACCAGTGCAAGGAGCTCGCAACAGGAGAGGCACAAACATAAACATTGATAGCAGCAGCTGCAGCTTCCCAGCGATTTTAAAACATCCATATTTCAAAACCAGAATCCATCTGCTGCAGATAATTGTAACAACTAGCATGCAGTAGGAGTACCAGTAAAACATATCACCAAAAAGGGAGCTACGGAAACTTCATATTAGAACTTAATCTATCCAGCAGACAAGAAGAGAAGGAGGGGGTGGGGGAGGGGGGCAAAACACTTCGGCTGAGAGGACCACGAATAATGGACCACCAGAAAACATGAGGAATAAATTTCACCAATGAAGAGCACAAGCAGTTCAGCAATGGACAAAGATCGCAACTACTTGGAATCGCTTTGCATAGGCACCATGTTGAGACAAAAAGAGCTCAATAACACTTATCAGAAACAGAAACCTGCAGCAAACTTTGACACAGACAAGGACAAGCAAAATAGACTTCCACAACAAGGAGCATCCAGGAGATTAGAACTAAAACCACAGCATCATAGGATTCAGATGCATCATGTGTGAATAATGggaggaaaaaataaagaatgcaCGGGATGATGTAATTTGAAGAGCATTTGCACCAGCAGGTAAGCAAGTTTGTTGTTCATCATTGAAAATACTCTGAAACCAGGCACAAGAACCTCTGGTGTAACACAGTACTCAAATATGTTTTCAGATTGCCATCTCTACCGGCAGACCTTAAATAATCTGGTACTGGTACCTTATCTTCACTGGAGGATAGAAACAAAACCGGGCCCTTCTAACCAAAGCCGAACAGGAACCCATCTCTAGTATCCTCCAACAGTTGACTCCATATCGTTTCCCTGAGCTGTTTTGCAGAAGGTCACCAAGTAACATTGCCATCTGCTTGACATTATAATCTGCCATACCCAGTAAGCGTTTCATTACAACCATGTCCCACCCTCATGATGCCTTCTTCAAGAAACTCCAATTTTACAACAAAACAGCCCCTCCCCCACTGCTCAGCCAATTAAATAGGTGACAACAAAGTAACTAAATTGAACTAatctaacaaaataaatatcattatctGTAACTAATTTTCCTCGAACATTATCAAATTGTGCACAAAATCCACAATTATAACATTAAAATTCGTTCATCAAATCAAACCCTAATCTTACAACAAAGTTTTTTTACAGAAAGAAGAAGGATCAATTTCATTGTTGATTTCTCAATTTCTCAAGTATCAATAATCCCTCTCATTATCCGGTGCACGCTTACCCTTCTTGATCTTCTCAATCTGAATCTGCGTCTCGGTGAAGATCCTCATCCTTTCCATTTCCAAATCCTTAGCAAACTTCATCCTTTGCTTCTCCAAATCCACCATTTGCTTCAACTTGTCGCTCTCCACCCTCTCATAAACCTCCCCAAATCTCTCTACCGCACGTGCCAATCTCTTAATCCCTTCCCCCTCCCCGTCCTCCTCTacgctctctctctcccctgcctcaaactcctcctcctcctcctcctcctcctcactATCTGACTCTTGTGCTGCCGCTGCCGCTGCCATTGCCGAATAATTCCTCCTAAAATAACCACCATCATCCACCGGCAAAGTCCTCTTCTGTGGCAACGCCACCGCCAGGGCCGCTGGCTGCGGCGGCGGAGTAGAACTAACCGGAGGAGTCCTCCGGTAAGAAGGATGCAGCGGGAGAGCCACGGGAGGAGACGGGGAGAGGGACGGAGAGGGCGGTTTCTTaatagatgaattaaaattagatCCAATCAAAGAGTCAAGGCGTTCAAAAAAGGGCCAAGACGACGTGAGGGTACCGTTGGAGGAAACGACACGAGATTTCTCGATCTTGTATTTCTTCTTAATGGTGTCTATCCGGTTCTTGCACTGGACATCAGTACGGTGCGTTTTCTTGGTATGGCCGTGAAGAGCGTTGACGGTATCAGCAACATCTTGCCAGTCCTTCTGACGGAGATTACCTCTGTTAAGTTCAAGATAACGGCGTCCCCAAGCATCAACAAGAGTAGAGGTAGCTTCTTCACTCCAACAATCTTCACGGATGGGCAATGAACGAGAGTGTGGTGCGGTTGACGGAGTAACAGAAGATGATTCGATCAGATCTTCCATAATCAATTAAGGATGGAGAAGGAGATGGCGGCTGATTGGTTTGATTAGGTGAATTTTAGGTTTTGGTTTCGCGTTTGGGGATTTTAATGTGGGAGATAAAAAGAGGGAGGATGACTTCGGTGCGGCGAAGGTGACGCGCCGGACAGTAGTTTTGGACAAcgtgaacaacaacaacaacagcaatagTATTTGAGACGACGTGTCGGGGTGGGACATATCGTGACGAGTCGGTCCGACCAAGTAATAGGGTTGTGTTGTGTTGTGTCGTGTCGAGAATTGAGATTCTTGTAATAAGGTTAGCCGTCGTCATTATTCTGATTCCTTGAGCGTTAATAACTTGCAATATTTATAGCAGTGAAAGGAGGGGCAAGGCAAGGCAAGAGAAGAGAACAGAACTACAGAAGAGAGGAGGATTAAAATAAagcaccccccccccccccaccctaaaaataaaagaaaaagaaaaagaaaatctcgAGAGTTTTAAAAGATGTTAAAATCCGTGTTCATGAGTGATTTTACAACTAAACTGAAAGATGACGAGAAGGATAGTGATATGTTACTCTCCTTCTCATCATCCCAAGCCTATCTGAGTGATTTTACAACTAAACTGAATGGAGCCAGTTTTAATAAACAGTGaaaaatgttaatatattatttaaaatactttataacatgtttgttttgttgCTCACAAACTACTATTTTCTGGCAGGTGCTAAATGAAAACTCTTTGTCAACGGCAGAGTGGAAACGTtcgttgtaaatattttttgaaaagttataataggtttgatttttttttattatttatattttacttggATTATGAAATTTGACCTTTTGCTTTTAGAACTAATGCTAGCATACATACAAACACGAAGATGACACTTCAATCAATCTAGAATACGATTCTCAGTTGTGATTGAATGCTAGAGCTATTAATAAACCCTATATAAATTGAGTTTACAATATTTATGATTATGACATAAAATATAAGGATggattgtagttttttttattattatgacaCCTTACAATCCGACTCCAATAAGTAATCACTAAGTCATTTAAAAGATGATCCAATAACAAATTGATAAaagatatcttttttaaaagctaatcAAGAGGCAAATCATGAAGAACAAAGTAAGAAGTATTGCAACCAAATACAAGCATGCTTTTTGGTATATTATCCTCCCCTCTCGGGACCTCCCAgtctaggattttttttctctttcttcgcCTCTAATTCCATTttattaggaattttttttattgtaattaaaatatttgtattaactattaaattaatattataagattTTGTAATTCAaatttgttatttgttgttgtgattttaggtttttaaaatacaattaaggctaatatgattataattaaaatatatgatcaaGTATAATccatatttaaatatttgaaattaatggAAACCCTCAAAACATCTTATCTGAAAATTAGATAATCACATATAtacaaatatttgattttattaaaatatataatcaagTATAAtccatatttaaaatatttttacaaaaggATAAAACGATTCTTTGATTCTTtccttgaatttaatttatggtgacttgatttattaatttgtgaattcaAACAAGATTTGTGTTATATTCACAAATTTAGATATGCATTGTAGAGTGAAATTTGATTATTAGATGCTTTGAAAAGTATATTTGATTAATCTTTAAAGTTTTGTTAAAGAATTTTTATGGGACTTTAAGCTTGATCTAATAGAGTTTTGTTCCTTGTATAtttcaagtatatatataaaaaaggatttaAGAGCTTTTAAGAAAAGATTCCTTACTTGAAGAGCTTGTCTTTACAAAATTTGTGCATCTCCTAGCAAaattctttcttcttgtttagGGTGAgattctctatttatagaaatTTGTAGAACACTCAGATTTTTTGTCGATACTACATgacaatattttattagttattttttatttatgagatattatatttatgataaaatatattaaatatggcATTATTTGTGTGAACCTTTCATTGATCAAGAAATATACAAaagctcatttatttttcatgtcatttattttaatttatttttattttatttttatgcaaaaataaaataaaataaaaatgacatcaaattaaattttgattggttggttttttttttttcctacactCAGTATCTAAATGATGACAAGTAACCCTAGTACAAAATATATTCATGTCAGATAAAAATAgcaatatatttattgtagatATACACTGCAAATACACAAATCAATTTCTCAAACAAGTTGGTTTTTAGTTTCAATTTATTCAAAGTGATGTATGTATAACGGCATAAATCACACAACCTATAAGAACATCAGATGACATGGCCAAGACCCTAAGACTTTTCTTATTCAAATGTAACTGCAATTGGGTTTCTAACAACATGATCAGCAGAAACCCAAATCAGATATCCCTGAGAAAATGGCAAGTTCATCTGGCAGTTCGAGTAAAATGTCACTGAAGAGGTTGCTTTTGGATCCCCCCCGCCAAATGGAATTGCATTGGGTGTTACTTTAACATCAACACCTTGTGGTGCAATGATCCCAGCAATGTAAGATGAATTGAAAGGGCCAACATTTGTTGCTGTTCTTGTGTAAGTCTGAGGACTTGACCccaattttatagaaaatgaagGATAGTTTAGCTGTGCTTCTGGTATGCTGGAACTGTTTGAGCATGTCACAGGTGATTCCTACCTCTGTGTTACTGTAGCCAAGACCGCATAAGTAAGAAATGTAATCGTCGGGTTGGATATCATAAACAAGCCCTGGATCATCTGCTTTTGTTGGGTTCACATGGCCTGAACCAATGGCAAACACATCAACTGGACCAAAGCTATCATCAGTAATTGGCGTTCCTCCAAGATTCGTTAAATTAGCAGCAGTCATTATTGCAGATTTTATGGCAGCAGGTGACCGGTCAGGGTGCGAGCTTTTAAGCAATGCTGCAATCCCACTAAGATGGGGAGTAGGAGTAGCCATTGAGGTGCCTGAAATCATATTAAATGTGGATTTTGTATTCCTGTTGTTGTCCACAGCATAGGGCCATGCAGCTAGAATGTCAACGCCAGGGCCTATAATGTCTGGCTTCAAGATCCTTGGACTTTCCAAACTTGGGCCTCTTGAGGAAAAGTAAGCAAGCTGGGGGCGCGTACGGAACCCCTAAAACAGTTCCTTTGAAAAGTATCGTGGCCATCGGTGATGATGTTGAGTTTATATAGGTTTTGATACTCAAGCCATCTACATAAGTAACATCTGATGCCGGCAGTACATGGAAATCGGCTGTGGTAATGTTGCCAGAAAGCTCATCATTCATGATAATCATTGCAGCACCACCAGCATTCTTCACTTCTTGGCCTTTATCAACTGATTCTGAAAATCCACCACTCTCACACAACACAACATTTCCCTTGACATCAACATCTTTCAAGGACCCTGGATCGCAGAATGCCACTGTATCACTACCATTAGCACCAGCATAAATAAGTGGCAACAacgttgaagaaaaaattattggctGGAAAAAGGATTGCCCATCATATGACGCCTTATTTCCAAGCAACACCGTTGCTCTTGTGCTTCTGTCAACGGTACTTGCTCCCACAGTGAGGATCCATGGGACCTTATTTGATAATGATTCTTTAAAAGGTCCTTCATTCCCTGCAGCACAACTCACAAAAATGCCCTTTTGAATTGCACTAAATGCACCTATTGCAATTGAATCCTCGTAGAATGGTAGCGATCCACCACCAATAAGCTTGTTCTTACATAGAGTTCCATTAAATTCACATTTCCCTTTCCATTTTGCTGGCGGAGGAGGCATTCCTTCGTCACTAAATGAAGGGTGACTTGGTGTTATTCCAGTGTCCAAGACTCCAATTATCACTCCTTTTCCATAATTGGAGTGGTTCCAAAATCCTAAATTTTGCTGTAGACCCAAGAAGTTAGAAGTATGAGTTGTCTTCACGCGGAAAACCTTCTGGGGATGGGCTGACACGAAAGGGAGACAAAGGAAGATAATGTTTTTACTTTGTTGGTATCAACGATAGCCGGCATCCAGCAAGTGTTTGGAAACTTTCTTTGATCAATATGTTTGTGGTTGGATCATTGTAGCAAAACTTGTTGTTACTTGTTTACACAAGACACCAAAAGTACATCCAAGAATTGTGTATGAGGACTCGATAACCCCGCTAGTCATTGTCAGAACGAAGCTGCGATGAATCTTATGTATACTTGGATGGTGCTCCATTGTCAActggtttatgtttttttgttaagaacATAGCTGACCCCTTTCATCTAAAAGGAGCGATCTGTATACGCTGGATTCGTGTGCATAACTTTTAGTACAAGTTCAATTGTTGAGGACAAAGCAATCTTGGATCTGTTTGAATAGAAACTAACCAGCATGGTTATCGCCTCGCCGCATGGAATTTTTTTGCTGTATTATTTAACTCAATTCAACCTCAGTGTAAGACTTGGTGAGGCTCAAGTCTGGTTTTAAATTAATCAGGTTGAGCTTAAGTCGATAAACTTAATGgttaattcataaattaaaatttaatttgattatttaaaaaaaaatcaagcttatactttaaatattaaaacgataataattttaattaatcagaTTAACTTGGAATAGCACACCCATCAATTGACCCAAGTCATGGGtctaattgagtttaataattttactcttaagaatttattttttatttaagtatataataataaaaataaatattagcaaaaagaaaaattaacaaatgaaaaatgtattttttttcattaaaattattttttttctatttatatgattttttttttaattttgacaataaaatagtttttttattagcatcatggttcattgaacaataaaacaacagtaattagaaaaaaaaaatgtattaaaaaaattataatgatttgaactaaaaagaaaataacatattttttaatcaaaaaccatattttttgttcacacatttatttttaccttaatgaaaatatgtttttttttaatgagaagctttgtttttaaagtaaaaacttattatgatcgtgaaagcaagttttaattaaaatatctataaaaaaaaattgaatttatcattttcaaacacctatataaaaaaatatgagaaagataaatttaagaaaatcatattaaaaaatttcaaaaaaatattttattctcattaaattttaatgaacaaattattttaaaaattatacatattaagCTAATACATAATACTCTGTAAAGCAATCGATAATATCATCATTAAAAGctataatattcttaaaaacaatgACATAATTTGgtaatcaattaaatatcatttttaataaattgatttaaagagATTTcatgtcaaaaattaaaaaaaaaataaaacaaatgttaTCTAAGTAAAAGACCATGTGTGCTTGACCTAGAAAAACAAGGTAAGTGGGCTTAGACCTGGAAGGCTAGGCCCACttgcttaggtttttttttaataatgtgttgttttttaGCCACCTTTGATGGCTAGAAACTAGAAtcttcataataataaaaaaaaaaatcaactagcttttatttgaaaacaaaaacctcACAACATCCTACAAACTTGAACAAACCATTCTAAACATCCAAAAAGCCTATAatcactctaaaaaaataaaaaaatccaataaaaaaaaaacatttacgaGTCTTAATCTAGTTTTTATGAcatgttcaaataaaaacactacTTTCATTCAAATTCCTATTTAAAACGAACTCATTAACacaaaaattgttaattttggTAGTCAAAATATGGTTGAtcaaccacttttttttttctcatctcctATTTTCCGGTAaccctctctcttttctcaaattttagagactgaaatataaaataaatgaactttaggaccaaaataaaaaaactctaaaaatagaaaccaaaatgaaaaatgtaaaaaaaatcataaatcaaactATAGTATTTTTGTAATACTTCATAAACAGTAAAAAGgagaaagggtttttttttcgtttctgtGTTAAATTTGGTCCATGTTtccatttttataattgataaaataaaatactattttgcaAAATTAAGCATGCATTTAATGGTACGATGTATCacacaaaccaaaacaaattattaaacttaaaatcatgtaaatattacatggaatataaaaaaaaaaaatagtaatcaaaatgaatagttttttaaggaaaataatGGGTCAGACTCATCAACATTATAGTAGTGCATAGTGCTATTGAGTTTACCAtcataataaattgaaatgtttttttcctttacttatgaaattttaaaattgcctTAGTGGTAGTGAATTATGGTTTTATCTAAAATTCTagtacttttctaaaaaaaatctttaattactTTAAGAATGTAGAAATctataaacaatattaaaaaacaatttttttctcttcaaattgGGCGAGAACAACAATAtacaattattaacaaatacacAAGTAAATTGAGATAAAGAGAAAAAGACACACCAAGTTTATAGTGGTTTGGACAATCGTTTTCTCCACTGCTTGAATCTCTGTTGAAGTATTCATTATCACTCATGATCTTTTTAGCAGGTAAAATCAAACCTTTATACAATCTTTTTCATATATCAAAGATTCAAAACCTTCCTCAATCGCTTTTTGGGTTTAGGATCAAACCCAATACTCTTGCGGGCTCAAAATCAAACTCGATCATTTTACAGATTTAAGATCAAACCTatcacctaatttttttatgggctAAAGATGAGAAAACCTTACAAATAATCTTCTTTAATGATCATGATTGAAAACCTCTTTTTGGCTCACACTCAAATAATAAACCCAAGTAGTTCAAGTGTCACATATACTTTTACAATTTAGTGTGTCTCTAGCAAAGAATATTCACTTCTTACAAGATGATAAGATTACAATAGATAAGCTCAagtctttataaaaatataatccaacTTAAGgaagtgaaaaatataatttgtgcATTTTAGGATTCAAAACTTTTCTAAAGATTTAAAAGATGAATAAAAACTTAATGGGATAGAGAAATCTGAAGCATCAAATGATAAGAATTATAAGAGTGCAAGAGAGCTTGGGtttttatagagaaaacaatttaaagatCTTTTTTGAAAACTTGAGAGTTAGGCATggaaatcaagaagaaaagacaaaataaaagggaaaaaaaaattgttgatgttaaacCAAAGGTCCGTTGACCAAATGCTCCATCTAAGGATGGAGGGACATCCAAGATGATTTGAACATCGTGCTAGAAGCTGACATATGATTGCTTACGTGCGCTCCCTGAGACCCACACGTTGATGCGTGCATGCATCAACAATctttgtttaataatatttatattaattaaattatcaaatcacTCCTAAGTTAACATGAACACACATACACACCCTTTGAATGCtagcttaatatttttatttattttaaaggtaattaagtcattttattgtatggaaaaaaatttaaaaaaattaatttattctaatcaatttaataatgacCAATAAATCATATTGAAAAGATTGTATTACCCCtataaacaagttattttattttgtatgagaATGAGAATATGgtcattttattgtttcaatccataattatttatgtcTTGGTGTATAATTAATGACAGTgcccttttactttttttttcaataataagttaaaatttATGCAAGACCAAAAAGGATTTGTATTCCATTGtattccaattatgttattcatcaaaattgttttgattgatCCAAGTGttctaaaaggaaaaaacttcaATGGTtccatattaaataaaatatttatttatcttgtaaATAGtctcaaataataaataaaaatatttatttagatttatgAAGTAACATGGTGATCATTTGCCTCCAATTAACACTGCGACCACTGTTGAATGCATGAGGAATTCCGACTGGTCCATTGGTTGTCGCTTTTATTTATCTCCAAGGTGGTATAAATAGAGATATAGATAGGATCACTGAATAAATTAaggcgtgtgtgtgtgtgtatatattataattttgttaattttattcttaaattattctattttgaataaattttttttatttaaccgcTATATATTATTGACCAAAAActccttaaaaaaatcaatttttgatattttgaactAAAAATGTCACCTAcattaataaaatttcttaaacattaaagaattataaaattgcaaagcaaaatagaaaaataatttgaaataatcttgaattttgttAGGAAtcctaaaaatatcatataaatttaTCTACTTAGTTTTAgtagagtttttaaaatatttaatgatcAAACATGTAACATCAAACAAAGCTTAAAATAGGTTAATTTTAAGCACCGTACATGCAAAAGTGTtaaatattacactaaaattatctatataaattcACACGGCCtctataaagataaaaaatgagataattccagcttattttttcataatttattgagtttttattgtttagaaaataaaaaataaaatttccacCTTCAAATAATTCCAAAATTAATTGTGAAGatgtattcaatttttattagtatatatCACAAAAAGTTagtttaaatatcaaaaatcgAATTTAAATTAAcggcaaaaccaaaaaaaaaaatctacaaaagaAATATTGTTTCAGAAgttcagtctttttttttttttttcttatttgggtTGCAACATGTCAAAATTTATTCTACAGAATttgtttgagagagagaggcagggagagagggagagagagagagagagagtttaaaGGAAAAATCTAGATACAGAGAGACAACAACAGTAGAATCAAAATCCCACAAATAAAATGGCTTTTCTCAGGTCAGTAACATACACAACAAAGGTTGCCATACCTGCCTCTGCTTTACCTGATGCCTCTGCTCTCTCATCTATCTCTCCTTCTTCTCCAAATCCCAAACCCCGAaacctctcttttctctccccatcgtcttctcttctctcctcaactGCCTCTGGCCTTGTAAAGAATTTGACTCAGCCTCGTTCTGCCCTTAGCATGGAAACACCTGCATCGAATCACATGTCCATCTCACAGGTTCAAATTTATCATCTACCCATTTCTTTTTGTATCAAAATCTTTCATATTGAGGATTAAAGTTTgaatatttaatctttttttttccaggataATGTAACCCTGCCTGAGTTATTTGTAAGTTAAAACCTTTTCATTTTTCCCCGTTTCGTCtttgactttttatttgatagttttttcaTTTGGGTGTTTATTTGATTGTTCATTGATTCTTTTTGTTGACCTCTGTTGATTGAAATTTGTgagcttgttttgataaacaGACAGAATTTATGGTGGATATGAAGTGTGAGGGTTGTGTTAATTCAGTCAAGAATAAATTACAGAGTGTTAATGGTATGTCGTGACTCCAATTTTTAAATACTCAATCATTGACTGGTATGAAATGGAGTTTTCCTTGTTCTTCTTATAgtgttgtgttttgttttccATTGTGGGAAAAACAATTAGGAGTGAAGAATGTGGAGGTTGATTTAGCGAATCAAGTGGTGAGAATCCTCGGGTCGTCTCCAGTGAAGACTATGACTGAAGCTTTAGAGCAGACTGGTCGAAATGCTAAATTAATTGGCCAAGGGATCCCTGAAGGTTGGTTAACTGAATTGTCAGTTCTTTTACATGCAACTTTGATATCCccttctgtattttttttaatatgcaacTTTAATATTTACATACCATCTCAAGCGGTGTGCTTTTCTGAAGTGCCTAAACTGCATGGAGAGTATAATtcactttatatatttttcgaACCTGATTTCCAAACAAGGTGTCTTGAGCATGAGGGTCGTTTCTATGGCATACAGTAGCCTCTTTTATTTGCTGGAAGTAGTTTTCTTTCGGCAAATGGTTTTCATGGAAAGTTGATTGTTTTCTATGTGCGGTGGTGTCATGAAAATGAgttagaaaacactttttagtgtTTGACTAtgctatgaaaaaaatatttattaattgttttaaaaaaaaaaagt
This genomic interval from Populus alba chromosome 1, ASM523922v2, whole genome shotgun sequence contains the following:
- the LOC118036039 gene encoding trihelix transcription factor ENAP1-like; protein product: MEDLIESSSVTPSTAPHSRSLPIREDCWSEEATSTLVDAWGRRYLELNRGNLRQKDWQDVADTVNALHGHTKKTHRTDVQCKNRIDTIKKKYKIEKSRVVSSNGTLTSSWPFFERLDSLIGSNFNSSIKKPPSPSLSPSPPVALPLHPSYRRTPPVSSTPPPQPAALAVALPQKRTLPVDDGGYFRRNYSAMAAAAAAQESDSEEEEEEEEEFEAGERESVEEDGEGEGIKRLARAVERFGEVYERVESDKLKQMVDLEKQRMKFAKDLEMERMRIFTETQIQIEKIKKGKRAPDNERDY